GACCCCTCGTCCATCACACAGCATTAGCTGGGATTTGGACCTGTCAGATTCTGAATTGTCTTATTAATGTCAAGATTTTTACGAAGGGGAATGACACCTCTATCCATTGCTTGTGAAATGGTTGAGCTGCTGGGTAAATGGTGAGaatatcattttgaatgaaaatcatCGCAGATTTTCTCTCACACCCATTCACGTACAATCAAATTGTAACTGTTGATTTGTCAAACTTGTAGTTTGAGAGTTTCATCTGATGTGTAAGCCCATAGTACTTTTCAGAGTTCTCTGAACCCACCTCTTGGGTCATTTTGATGACATGGTAAGATATGAAATCCTTTGCCCAAGAACATTCTCATGCTGTCTTTTACTGCTTTTCAAAgtcaaatgataaaattatCATGCAGACTCACCTCGCAAAATCACTTCCAATTTCTTAACTATTCAAGCCCAACCGTGGCGCCTCGGACTTCAGCAGTGACTTAGCGACCCTCGgctatttttctgatttttttactGACATCCACATCACAACATTATAAACCATGCTATGGACATCATCCTGCTCAGACATTAGAATAattgttttgatatttgataCCATCATGTCTGTTGCTGATGACTGGAACTAATGACTACTTATATTGACCAGTTATAGTTTTGAAAGGATGGTTTGTCAAATTACACGGATCCAAATCACAACATTATAAACCATGCTATGGACATCATTCTGCTCAGACATTAGAATGATtgttttgatttgatatttgataccatgaaaatatcatataaagACCATTTAAAAAAGCAATCTGTTTGATTACACTTACAGACATTCAAGTTATTTGatagtgtatatatatattcttttaatttatatattaccatcTAAACACATACCGTTTCCTCTAGCATTTCTAGTTTTGATAGCCTTGATCTTGCTACTGACTTGttaaaaataggaaaatgtAATGAATCACATCTAACGTCTTTCTGAAAGTGGATTTGGTGGGGTTTTTTTAGCCATATATAAAACATGCAAGTTATTCCAAACCCATAATCCTAATCCCTCCCTATCATCAATttctaagggtgtgtttatgcttccattgcgaggacagaatcagtgatttcaaacgtcgattcaaaacaccgatcgtaaacgtggttctgggagtgctgtttatgcttcacTTTTCAGAGCagatcatgatctccagctggcttcgcatcgtaaagcgaggtcaaattggcgcgccttttttcaaattttttttccggTTGATGctattacgtagagataacatggagcaatacgattgtatttgcccgcggattttcatctcaccggaagcatgtaccaaatgacgtcatttaaacatgtttacgaTCGCggttgtgtttatgcttccccagaaagcctgattctggtcaaacgacgtttacaaacgcaactttttgtgagtttacgatcggcgttttgaaacagcgtttaaatgaaagtaagcatggaggcaaccgtgttttggactgatcacgtttggaaacgctgattctggcctgaaaaatggaagcataaacacggcctaaatCTATTCTCACACTCACAATTGTAGGCCCTATCTTTGGACTTGAAGATACGAGATAGGATTAGATGGAATTAAGAAGATGTCCTGTGTGGCGCAAACCAGACAGGAGTCTACTGTCCAATCTCAgatgaataaatttgaaaatattcatgataCCAGAggttcttaaagggatggtccgggctgaaagtatttatagcttaataaatagagtagaattcactgagcaaaatgtcgaaaactttatcaaaatcggataacaaataacaaagttattgaattttaatgtttagcaatattttgtgaaaacagttgtcatgaatattcattaggtgggctgatgatgtcacatccccacttgttcttttgtattttgttatatgaaattaggtgtattcaattttttcctccaagaactagaaaaattggattgacaactgagtTAATGCAttggatatttattgctgcaacttatttcattataagggagacattattcacacaagtatgaaataatgaaaaaatatgattttatgtaataacataagaaaacggaaagtggagatttgacatcatcaacccatctaatgaatattcatgacgacggttctcacaaaatattgctgaaatttaaacttcaataattttattatttgttatccgattgtggtgaaattttcggcattttgctaagtgaattctactctatatattcagatacaaatattttcagcctggaccatcccttgaAGGGTTTAGGTACACCCTAAGTTgcaaggatttgaaataagtCCAGATCCGTTTTGAATAGTGACCAGGTGAAATGTGATTCATGTCTAATCCTAAGGATTAACTTCTAAATCAcaaaagatttgaattcaaatcctTAAGCTTTTGAATCCAAATCTACAGGGTTAAATTCTCCATATGTGATGTTAGGCTGGTCATTATTCACAGCCAATCTGggtttattttaaatccttgaaaCTAAGAGTGTACTGTCCTCTTCGAATAttgatcacatttttttctagtTTTCACCCCTTTTCACCAATTTAGAATACTGTAAATGTGATAAAAACTCTCTTGGTTATGGCATGGACCTTCTAGGTCCATGGTTATGGCTTCCTTATAAACCCAGTTTATGATTCGCTCATTCTCATGTTACCATTTATTTCCTTGCTAATCAAAATGTGTTAAAAGCTTTTCATGTCCTGTTAGTAACAAGCGCAAAGCTGCTTTCGACTGCCCGCCCGAAGGGGGTCGGAGAATAAAAGCTTCATTCGAAACATTCGTGATTTGCTTTACATCCACGGTGAAGAAAGCCTCAATTCCCCGCTATGCAGGGGGAGGAGGCAATGAAATGTTATCCTAATAACTTTGTAAGCTCGGAATGGACGAGAGTCTCCGCGGGATCTTATGTCAAGAAAGGGGGGTCGTTGCtttcaaatgaaaaggttgCTTTTTAAGTGAAAGGGGGGCAGAGCGGGGCTAGCTTGGGTGGGATATAAATTCATCACAAAACATGAATGGGTTTCCCCCGAGCTGTGTTCAGGCTGGTGTTTTGAAACCCAGGAGTGGAAGAAAgagttttgttttcttctctttctgacCTTATTTAGGATAAGACTGGTGAAAATTGTGAGTACTTTTTGCCGTATGCATCGGAATGTTGATGGTTTATTTTACTGGAAATGGGgatgaatttatgaaaacatgaaatttcagcAGCAAAATGTGTTGCGAAGTACATTGTATGTTATTTTCACTAAAATTTGTAAAGAGGGAGCTTCAATTTCCAGGCTTCACAGGAATATATTGAAAAGGAAATGTTACAAAATTTCATAACAAAGcatgtaatttaaaaaagaattatgaTGCAAGTGTAGTGGGACCTACTTGAAGTTAGGGCCTACATCTTTCTATTGCTGCAACTGCTAGAACATTTAATTTGTTATGTCTGTTTTCATCCATTAATGTTGTCGGCTGATAAATTTTCAATCATCGATGAAAACTATGGTATGACTTTCCCTGTATATCACTGCACATTTTATTCACAGTACATACACTATTGTGACTGTACTCCAATTGGCAACAGCAAGCTTCATCAATCTCTTCAATAGCACAAGGGCTTCATGTACATACATTCAATGGCTAGTAAGGGATTAGAGGGTTACTAATCCTCTTGAATGAGTCCTCAGATTGGATTAAAGATCCACGACAATaggcggtttcagaccgcctcgaagttcgcaagttccaggtattctctgatcgggaaatttaccccgatcagaaaataccaggtattttggtaatgtgaaagcaaactacgcgtaatttccctgaaagaaaatacccgctaaatagtaggtacttggcgaaattacgagaactttcgtggggattttccaaggtcgcaggtattttggcaatgtgaaagcaaattacgggaacttttatcccagcgtgtcgttgggcgcggcggcgtgggtggctgctgggctagtgattttgaatctcccgccttgcctgcttatcagaccacactgcgcatgctcgtaacttcgggaacttatcccgaaggatgttcttcggggcggtgtgaatgcaggaataattaacgggtattttttagccttaaaaagttctcgtaatttaacggggattcttgtgatcgaggcggtttgaaaccacctaatgggGATAAGAAGCCAGTTTATTATGAAAGAGGTTACACCCTTTGAATTCTATGCTAACTTCAAGCTTAAGGTTCTCAGAGGCAGCTCTCAGACaggattttaaatcaaaatgaatgattcAGCAATCTTTCAGGCCAGGCAGGAATGGACAGTTTGTACAAGCCAAAAATTAGTTATTAAGGAAGGTGCCAATAATGTTTTCACAATGATACCAGCAAACCATGAAGAAATATTGTCCATCCATCTGATATTGTGCTGCTCTACCAAGTGGTCAGTTACCCATCTTTGTTTTATCACAGAGGTATCTATATGTCTTTTAAATTTTTGAGTGAATGAAGAGATCATCAAGAACAAGATGCTCTGCACTTCAGTTGGTCTGGGCCCTCACGGAACCTTCTGGCACTGACAAATTGCCAATCTCATACAGATAGATACAGTTTAGATGCAGTGTAGTCGGTGCTGACAACTTCATGAACTACTGTCCTCACACATTAGAGTATAGTTTTTAACCATTTAAGGTTGATATGATTTTAACTTGAGTCTCTCTTTTTTGTGATTGCAGGTTGCTGAGTTGAAAGGATGTCATTGAGATGCGTCTGATGTCTCGTCGCTCCTGCTTCAGGACTCTCCTCTTCCTCTTAGCAACATCTTCTTTCATCACATTCACATTCCTCCTCCGTTGCCATGGGGGCTCCAGGCCCGAAGACGAGGCAAATGCAGAGCTCCTCATAGCAGCCCGCGGTAACGTTGGCGAAGTCGGCAACACCATCATCGATATCAACAGCATTGACTCACGACCGGAAGATGTCCCATCTCGGCGCCACATTGCAGAACACCGCCAGGATGTGCAGCTCCAGCAGCAAACCCAGCCGAAGCAGCAACAGACACAGTCCCAGCAGAAGCAGCTGGCGTCGCAATCGCTGCAGAAGCAGCAACAGACACACTCCCAGCAGAAGCAGCAGACGTTGCAATCACAGCAACATCAAGAGATGCAGCCACAGGAGCAACGGAGACAGGAGACCTACGTCAAGTACCAAGAGCCACAATTGCCACTCCACCAGTACAAGGAGATTGACTGCGTTGTCAACAGTGACTATACCGTCCAGGGAAGGCTGGAGAATGGGGAGGTCTATCTGCCATTCTCCTTCATCCACAAGTACTTTGAGATACAGGGTCAAGTTGTACAGTACAATGGTATTGAGAGGTTCGAGTGGCAGCATAGCAATGCCAAGATATATGTCCAAGACCCCTACAGGGTCGACGGTGTCTTTATGTCCTTCCATCACTACCACGTGGAATCAAGAGACAGAGTCAAATACTTCAGTGGAGTTGAAGGTAAGTGTCATTGCATCAATTGATTTCtgtttttgtattatttataatgatataatatagGATAATTGAATTGAGGACGTATGCACTGTGTTGGTGCTCAAACCACTCATTTTACCCCTGGTTAGGCTAGGTTATATTACcagttattatttttcaatccaTACTCCACTTCTGTTGTTCTACATCTCAGTCTTTTCCCTGGTCTTATTTTAAGTATAATTTGACACCAGTGTAATTCAGTTGGCATGTAACTTTGCTTTTTATATTATagatgaaaatggaaaatgttTAAATCATACTAATGTATTGTCATTGTGAAG
This window of the Lytechinus variegatus isolate NC3 chromosome 14, Lvar_3.0, whole genome shotgun sequence genome carries:
- the LOC121428107 gene encoding D-glucuronyl C5-epimerase-like; amino-acid sequence: MRLMSRRSCFRTLLFLLATSSFITFTFLLRCHGGSRPEDEANAELLIAARGNVGEVGNTIIDINSIDSRPEDVPSRRHIAEHRQDVQLQQQTQPKQQQTQSQQKQLASQSLQKQQQTHSQQKQQTLQSQQHQEMQPQEQRRQETYVKYQEPQLPLHQYKEIDCVVNSDYTVQGRLENGEVYLPFSFIHKYFEIQGQVVQYNGIERFEWQHSNAKIYVQDPYRVDGVFMSFHHYHVESRDRVKYFSGVEGKCHCIN